In the genome of Paenarthrobacter ilicis, the window CTGCTGGCCATGGTGCAGGAGTGGTTGGGTCCTGAACTCGAGTCCATTGCCACCGGCACCGCTGTACGTTCCATCAACCTCACGGAACCTCTCCGGCGACTCCTGCCCTGGCCGGCGGCCTCAGGCTTGGATGACCTGGTCCCGGAGCGGCTGCAAGTGCCCAGCGGTTCACGGGTACGGATCGCATACCCGGAACCCGATGACGATGGCGGCCGGCCGCTAGTGGCAGTGAAGCTGCAGGAGTGCTTCGGTTGGGAGCGGACGCCGCGGCTTGTGGAAGGCCGGGTTCCGGTGCTGTTTCATCTGTTGTCACCAGCAGGGCGGCCCCTGGCTGTTACTGATGATTTGGCGTCGTTCTGGTCCGGACCCTATGCCCAGGTCCGGGCAGAGATGCGTGGGCGCTACCCCAGGCACCCCTGGCCCGAAGATCCTTGGACGGCACCGGCCACAGCCAAAACGAAGAAGCGGATGTAGCCGGTACGGTCAGGCGGGGACGTCCATGTGTGTTTGCGCCGTGTATTGGATGAGTCCGTCCACGAACGTAGCCACTACGGCACTTGCGGCGAATTCATCCGGGGCTGTTGCCAGCGGGTCGAGTTCAAACGCCGTGAAGTCCGCCCGCTTCCCTGGAGTGATGGACCCCGAGACGTCCCAGAGGCCGGCCGCCTTGGCAGCGTGGGACGTGTAGCCTTCCAGGGCCTGCAGGGCGGTGAGTGCCTGGGAGGGTGTGATTGGGTCCTGCTCAGGGTGCCCGGACCTTCGACGGAGTTGGGCGTCGGCAATGATGGGCAGGGGCTGGTACGGGGCGATCGGCCAGTCTGAACCGATGCCAAGTGTTACCCCGGCGTCCCTGAGGTCGCGGCACCGCCACGCCCTGTCGGCGCGCTCCTTGCCGAGCCGCAGCGACCAGTTGTCGCTGTGATCTGCCAGGGCGTAGTGCGTGCAGTGCGTCGGCTGCATGCTGGCCACTATTCCGGAGCCCTTGAAGCGTGAAACCAGGTGGTCTGGCACTGTTTCCAAGTGTTCAATCCTGTGGACAGTCCGGGCCAGCACATCCGCGGGTATGGCGTCCACGCCGGGCCTCTTGAGGGACTCCAGGGCTGTCAGGACGTAGTCGACTCCGCCGTCCCCGATGGCGTGGGTTGCTGTGGGAATTCCGTGCGCCGCAAAGTATTGGACGGCGGAGGTGTATTCCTCCGGCCGCGGCCAGAAGGGGGCGGTGGACTGTCCATAGGCATCGGGCTCGTGGAGCCAGGCTGTGCCATTGTCGATTGTTCCGTCCACAAAGAGCTTGATGGCTTCAATGGACCACCGCCGGCCGCCGGTCCCCACGGAGCGGGCCAGCTCCCGCCACGTTTCCCGGGTACCTCCCGGCATGCACCACGGTGCCGCACGAAGACGCAACGGCAGGTCGCCGTCGTCCTCCAAAGCGCGGAAGAGCGCCGCTGATTCTTCACTGTGGTCCATGATGTGGGCACCGGTCAGGCCGGACCGGGCGAAGTCCTTGAGGAGGTTTCCCAGCCTGAGTTTCCGGTCCTCGAAGGACTCCTGCGGCATGTGGCGTTGCACCAGTTCCATGGCGGCAGCCTCCAGGAGAAGGCCTGTGGGGGTACCGTCGGGGTCGCAGACAATCTCCGAGGCCTGGCTGAACTCCTGGGGTCCCCGAATGCCGGCCATGTCCAGCGCCTTGCTGTTGGCCAAGGCTGAGTGGCCGTCGAACAGGCGGATCAGGGCGGGTTTGGTTCCGCTGACGTCATCCAGCACGCTCCTGTGCAGCTGCCTGCTGCCAAAAGCGTTGGGGTTCAGCCCCCAGCCACGCAACCATCCGTCGTCGTGCTTTGCCTGTGAACCCAGCAGCAGGGTGCGGACTTCCTCCACGGTTGCCGCTGCCGAGAGGTCGACGCCGGTGGTCATGTCCAGCCCGAAAACCGGGTGGATGTGGCAATCGACCAATCCGGGGGTCAACGTGGCGGAGCCAAGGTCCATCACGGTGGTGCCTGGGGTTTCCCAGGACAATGCCTGTTGACGGCTCCCGACGGCGGTAATCAGCCCGTTGCTCACAGCCACCGCTTGGATCGGCAAGGACGGGTCCTGCGAATTCCCGTCCAGCGTGTGGATGGTATCGGCGAGGACAATGAGGTCAGGAGTCATGGGTTACGAAACTTTAGGCCCACGTGATCCCGGGCATAATACTTCACGCGAAACTTCTGGCTAGAGTCGTAATAACAACGCGAACGGAGAAACACCCCATGGCACGCCCGCTGGTACCACTCATATCCCTTGATGCGCTGGTTACGGCTGCCTTGGAGTTGGTGGACGAAGCCGGGGACTTCAGCCTCCCCAAACTGGCTAAGAAGATCGGGGTCAGCCAGTCCTCCATCTATAACCACGTCTCGGGCCGTGACGCGATCATCGAACTGATGCGGGGCCGGATCATTTCCGAAAGCCCCTTCGTCCTCTCTGGGGACATGGACTGGGAGGCGTCGCTGCGGGCCATAGTGCGCAGCTACCGGGACGCCTTCGCACGGCACCCCCGACTTGCCCCTTTACTGGTTCTCCAAACCGTGGAGCACCACGACGTGTTGTCGCTCTACGAGAATCTGGCGCTTGTACTGGACAAGGCGGGCTTCAAAGGCCGCGATGTCATGTCCGCGATCTCCACCATTGACAGTTTCGCCCTGGGCTTTGCCTTGGATCTTGCAGCGCCGGAGGTTGTCTGGGCGCCTCCAGCCAAGGGTTATCCAGCGCTCACGCAGGCCTTGACGTTTGCTGGTTCGTCAGATGAACGCGGCGAAGCGGCGTTCGAATTCGGACTGGAAATTCTGATGGCCGGACTCCGGGCCACCCTTCAACGGACAGCGCGCAATTAGTGGAGGCCGTTGCAGGAGTGGCTCAATCCTGGTGGGATGCCGTAGTCCGCGGCTTCACGGAGACACATACCAGTGGAGTTTCCTTGCCGTGGCTCCTGGCCGTTGTGGCGTGCGCGGCCGTGCTCAGCATTCCCCGTCTGACTTGGCGATGGTTCGGGCTCTACGTCACCTTCATCCACGAGTTGGGCCATGCCTACGCTGCGCTGATGACAGGCAGGTTTGTGCACGGATTGCGGATCGGGCTGGACCACTCCGGACAACTTGTCAGCAGCGGCCGGGGTCTGTTCGGATCGGCCTGGTCCGGTTTCTGGGGCTACCCGGCCCCCGCGGTGGTGGGACTGGCCCTCATCGCCGCATTTGCTACCGGCAAATCAGGGCTGGCAGTGTCTCTGGGTGCACTGGTGTTGCTGGCTTCCTTGGTGTTTTTGCGAAACACCACCGGAATTCTGGTGGCCCTTGTCAGCGCGGGGGTGGCGCAGGCGTTGCTGTTCGCCGCACCGGCCACGCGCAACTACGTGGTGCTGGGCCTCGGGTTGGCCCTGACTGTAGGGGCGGTCAGGGACCTGCTGAAGGTCATGGGCGTGCACACGCGGCGCAGGGACCGGTTGGCTTCCTCGGATGCGGTGATATTGGCCCGGGCCACCGGCGCTCCTGCGTTCCTCTGGCTCACCGGTTTCACGCTGGTGATCGTCGCCTGCAGTGCCCTGTCCTGTTGGCTGCTCTGGACGGTCACATCGTCCTAGGCTGCCCGGCCCGCACCCGTCATGTAGTCCGCCACCGCAGGTGCAAGGGACGCTCCGATCCCAGCTGCCGTGCGCTTGACGCCCTTGACCACAAACGAATGGTCCCCTCCTTCAACCCACTGGAGGGTCGCCGTCGGGCCGATCTTTGACACCACGGCCTCCAGCAAGCCGGGCGTCGCAAACGTGTCCCGGGTGCCTTGCAGGAAGAGCATGGGCGCGGTGATGCCATACAGGTGCTCATCCCGCAGCTTCTCGGGCTTGCCGGGGGCATGCAGAGGGTAGCCGAGATAGATGAGACCCCGGGTGGCCATACCGTCAGCCACTGCCATGGACGCCATGCGGCCTCCGAAAGACTTTCCCGCGGACCACACCGGTTCGCCATCACCCAATGCGATGGCCGTTTTCATGGCTTCTCTCCAGGCAGCGATCGCCTGGGGCGGACGGTCCGGGAACCGCCTGCCTGCCTCACGGTAGGGAAAGTTGAAGCGAAGGGTAGCCACCCCCACCTCTGCCAGGGCTTCAGCAAAACCCTGCATAAAAGGATGCTCCATCCCCGCTCCGGCACCATGGGCCAGAACCAACGTGGCTACCGGCTTTTCGGGCCTGATGGACAGGGCAGACACCCGGGTGTCTCCCACGGCAATGGTGAGCGAAGTTTGCATGAGACCATCATGGTAGCTTGGGCCATGGCCAGTGAAGCAACCACCGTATCCGTTCCCGGACCCCATGGACCGCGCGAAGTCCGCATATCGAGTCCCGGCCGCTTGATGTGGCCCGAAGCGGGAATCACCAAATTGGACCTGGCCACCTACCTGGTGGACGTGGGCGAGGCTTTTGTCAGTGCCAATGGGAACCGGCCGGTGAGCCTGCAGCGGTATTCGGGCAATATTGAAGGGGATATGTTCTTCTCCAAGAATCCGCCCAAGGGAGCCCCGGAGTACGTCAGATCGGTTCCCGTGACCTATCCCAGCGCGCGGACGCATCCCCAGATGGTCATTGACGAACCGGCAGCTGCCGTGTGGGCCGCACAGATGAACACGGTGGTCTTCCACCCCTGGGCATCCCGGGCCGATGACCCGGACAACCCCGACCAGCTCAGGATTGATCTTGACCCCCAGCCCGGAACGGATTTTGACGATGCAAAGCGGGCGGCTGTGGAGTTGCGCTCTGTTCTGGATGAAGCGGGGCTGACTGCGTTCATCAAAACGTCCGGAAATCGCGGCCTTCACGTCTACGCGCCCATCAAGCCTGTGCACGAGTTCCTGAACGTCCGGCACGCCGTCATAGCCGCAGGCCGGGAACTTGAACGCAGGATGCCGGACCAAGTCACCACTGCTTGGTGGAAGGAAGAGCGCGGCCAGAGGATTTTTGTGGACTTCAACCAGGCAAACAGGGACCGCACCATTGCCGGAGCCTACAGCCCACGTGCCGTGCCCCTGGCACAAGTGTCCTGCCCCTTGGCGTGGGATGAGCTGGATGGCGCGGACCCAGCCACGTACACCATCAAGACCGTGCCGGACCGGTTGAAGAAGACCGGGGACCCGTGGAAGGACATGCACCAGCACCCGGGAGGGATCGACGTGTTGCTGGAATGGTGGGAAAGGGACGTCGCCAATGGTCAGGGCGAGATGCCGTTCCCGCCTGAATTCCCCAAAATGCCCGGCGAGCCCATGCGGGTCCAACCCAGCAGGGCGCGCAAGCCCACGGAGTAAGTGGCTCTGCTATTCGAACCGCGACGCGTCGCCCGTGCCGTAGCGGACAACTTCAGCAACGCCACTGGAGAAATCAATAACGGTTGTGGGATCGGAGCCGGTATCTCCGGAATCGATCACTCCGTCAACTTGGTTGTCCAGGCGTTCCTTGATTTCCCAGCCCTGGGTGAGGGGTTCCTCCTCATCCGGCAGCAGCAGAGTGCTGGAGAGCAGGGGCTCTCCCAGTTCAGCCAATATTGCCTGCACCACCTTGTGATCCGGAATCCTGACGCCCACGGTTTTCTTCTTGGGGTGCAGGAGACGCTTGGGTACCTCGCGGGTGGCGGGAAGGATGAAAGTGTAGCTGCCCGGCGTGACGGCCTTGATGCTGCGGAAAATATCGTTGTCCAGCATGACGAACTGACCCATCTGGGCGAAGTCCTTGCACACCAGGGTGAAGTGGTGTTTGTCATCCAGGTGCCTGATGGTCCGGATCCGGTCCAAGGCCTCCCTGTTTCCGATCTGCGCGCCCAGCGCGTAACAGGAGTCCGTGGGGTAGGCGATCAAGCCGCCGCCCTGGAGCATGTTCACCACTTGGCCGATGGCGCGTGGTTGCGGGTCTTCCGGGTGCACATCAAAGAATCTGGCCATGGGAAGAGCCTACGACAAAGTGGGGGGTCAGGCGGCCAGAAGCTGCCAGGCCAACTCCACCGCGCCATGGACCGGTGTCTGCGTCAGAATCGTCACAGCGGACGGATCCTCCAAGGACACCTTCCGCGCCACGGAACCCGCCAGCTGGCTGTGGTTCACCAACAAGCCACCGGCCATCACCAGTGGCAGGTCAAGTCCGAGTTCGCCCAGTACCTGCCGGGCCAGGGTGGCCAGGGCATGGGCTGCCTCGGCCTGTATGCGCACCGCTGCAGGATCCCCGTCCGCAGCAAGGTCAAGGACCAGTGGTGCAAGCCTGGCCCAGTGGTCCGGCTCAGGTTTTGCGTAGAAGAAATCCATGAGTTGAAGGGCATCAACGCTGGCAGTTGCCGCCATCAGCGTCTTCACCAGAAGTCCGGGTTCCAGCCCGGCGTAGAACTCGCGCAATGCTTCCCGGACGGCGTCACGCACCACCGCATAGCCGCTGCCTTCGTCACCCAGCAAGTATCCGTAGCCGCCGCTGCGGGCCTCCCGGCCGTCACCGCTTTTGCCCCAGGCTACCGAACCAGTTCCGGCCACAAGGACGGCGCCGGCGTCCAGGCCGGCCGCTGCGAGGACTATGCGGGTGTCGTGAACCACTTCGATCCTGGCCCCAGGAAAGTGCTCGGTGAGCAGGGCTGACAGGACCGCGCGGCTTGCCGGGGTATCGGCACCCGCGGCGCCGGCACAAACGGCTTCGACGCCGCTGCCTGCACTTGCGGCTATGCGGCGAAGAACGGCGTCCGCACCCTGGTGTCCCACTGACGACAGGCTGGCGCTTGTTTCAGTAATTTCGACGTCGGCGGCCGCCTGCCCTGCCTTGCCCCGATCCACGTCGCTGGGCGATGATCCCACGGAGCGGACGGCATGGGTTTTGGAGCCGCCGATGTGGAGGCCAAGAACTGCAGGGCTCAAGGGTTCGCCGCCGTTTCTGTAGGTGTGCGGGACCCTCCAACATTGGCATAGACCAATACGCTTGTCCACAAGTAGGATGTCCAATATGCCAGCCGACGCAGCGCCGAAGTATTACCGCCTCAAGACCCACATCCTGGCGCTCATTGGCGGTCTCCAGCCCGGCACCCTCATCCCCACCGAACGCGCCCTGGCCGAAGAATACGAGACTTCCCGGACCACTGTGCGGCAAGCGATCAGCGAACTCGTGGCGGAGGGCAGGCTGGGGCGCATCCAGGGGCATGGCACCTTTGTGGCGCCACCAAAAGTCACGCATCTGCGGCAGTTGACCTCTTTTTCAGACGACGCCCGGGCACAGGGTTTGACGCCCGACTCCACAACGATTTCCTTGGAAGTGGTCAGCTCCGATGCCGTGGTGGCGGGACGCTTGGGGCTTCGCGAAGGGTACTCCGTGACCCGGCTCGAGCGCCTCCGCATCATCGAAGGGGAACCGCTCGCCCATGAGGTTGCCTGGTTGCCCGGCAGCCTGCCGGAATTTGAGTCCAACCTGGCCACGTCTGGTTCGCTCTACGCCGTCCTGGCCGACGTCTACGGCGTGCGGATCGCCGACGTTGAGGACACGGTGGAAACCGCGCTTGCCGGACCCGGCGATGTCCGGCTGTTGGGCATCGAAATGGGGGCTCCGCTCCTGGTGGTCCACCGGCTTGCCCGTGACACCGCAGGTACGCCGGTGGAGTGGACCCGGAGTGCTTTTCGCGGTGACCGGTTCAGGTTCGTCTCCCACGTCAAGGCCGGGAACTGACGTGGCCAACTCTTCCTCCGGTGAGTCTGTCATCAACCGCGTGGTTCGCTTGGTGGGCGCCTTCGATGACATGCACCGCACCATGAGCGTCGCGGCGCTGGCCCGCCGCACAGGCCTCCCGGTGACCACTACGTATCGGCTTGTTGACGAGATGTTGGCCGAGGGATTGCTGGAACGCGAAAACAACGCAGAGGTGCGGGTGGGGACCCGGCTGTGGGAGCTGGTGTCCAGGAGTTCCCGGATGGTGGGCCTTCGTGAAGCTGCCCTGCCATTCATGGAGGACGTCCAGTCCGTGGTCCAGCATTCCACCACCCTGGGAATTTTGGATGCTGGCGACGTCCTCTACATCGAGCGGATCGGGTCCCGGGATTCCATGGTGGACATCACCAAAGTTGCCGGCCGCCTGCCGGTACATGGCACCTCGTCCGGCATGGTCCTGCTGGCTTACTCTCCAGCCGTCTACCAGGAGCATTTTCTGTCCCGGACTCTGGAGAAGTTCACTGAAGCCACCCTCACCCAGCCGGCTGAGCTGCGCCGCCACCTCGCAGCTATCCGGCAAAGCGGGTTTGCGTCGATGCCGGGGATCATTGTTCCGGAGTCCAGCGGTATTGCCGTTCCGGTTTTTGACCGCACAAATACTGTTGTCGCGGCCCTCAGTGTGGTGGTTCCCCGCAACGAGGAAAACGCAGCCGCACGGGTGCCTGTCCTCATGACTGCGGCACGGGGCATATCGCGCGTTCTGGGCTGGCGGGGAGAACTCAAGGGCGCACTCCGGCAGAGCAACGGTAGAATCTGATTCCCGTTCATCGGTAATGCTGTGGTTCCCCTCACAGGAGCGCTGGCACGGTGGAACGCAGAGCAGACATCGCGGATCGGTGGCAATCACCAACCATCCGCTTCGGGCAGTAAGCCCCCAGGCATGGAGTCCTGCGGGCAACAGCCCATCACCAACACGCTGACGGTCGCAAAGGCCTTCTTCCGCGATGCCCTGCGCCGTTTGACCACAAACCCCGTTTGACCACAAACCCCAGCCACGTGGAGCAGGGAAAGCCGCGACGAAGCGGCAGAAGGAGTTTGCCATGAAGCCACAGACCGTGGAAACACCAAGGGATGGAAAGCAGGAAACAAAGTCACAACGCGTTGCCGGAAAGGTAGCCATAGTGACGGGCGGAAGGGGAGACCTCGGCAGCGCGACGGCCCGGCTGCTGGCCGATCACGGGGCAGTAGTGGCCTCCCTTGACAGGGCAGGAACACCTGCCCCGTTCCGACACCCCGGCATTACCGAGTACGACGTGGACGTGACCGACGAGGCCAGCGTTGCGGCTGCCGTCGGCAAGCTTACCGGAGAGCACGGCAGCCCCGACATATTGGTCAACGCCGCCGGCATTATCGGGCGGGCCGGGGCCAGCCACACGGCCTCCGTCGATGACTTCGATCTCATCTTCAACGTCAACGTCAAAGGCGTCTGGCTCATGACCAAGCATGTTGTAGCGGCCATGATCGAAAAACAGTCCGGCAGCATCATCAATTTCTCGTCCATCCACGGACTGACCGGCGGCCGCAATGTACCGCTCTACCACGCCACCAAGGGCGCCGTCCGGCTGCTGAGCAAGTCGGACGCTGCCGCTTATGGAATCCACGGGATAAGGGTCAACTCCGTACATCCCGGTTCCATGAACACCAGAATGAGCCGGCTTTCAGCGGAACAATCCGAGGGCGGGGCCGAGGAGTACTACCAGCAGCTGGTGGGCGGGAACCCGCTCCCGCGGCAAGGAAAACCTGACGAGATCGCCTATGGGGTGCTGTACCTCGCCTCGGATGAATCCCGTTTCACCACAGGAGCCGAGTTGGTGATCGACGGCGGCTATACCGCCGTCTGATCCTGCGCCTGAGGCCACCCTTCCCTTTTCCTTCCACGAAAGGCTTGACCATGAAATTCCTGAATGGCTCTCCCACAGATACCTACGACGTCGTTGTTGTTGGCTCCGGCGCCGGAGCCCTCACCGCCGCGGCGACGGCCGCCCGGGCCGGCAAGTCCGTCGTCGTTCTCGAAAAGACCGGGTTGCTCGGCGGAACCACGGCCGTATCCGGTGGCATGCTGTGGGTAGCTGATAATCACTACGCCCGGAGCGCCGGTGTCTCTGACTCAAAAGAGGAAGCCGCCCGTTATGTCAGGGCAGTGGCCAGGGGCCGTGGCCGTGGTGACCTGCTGGATGCCGCGTTGGAGTACGGGGACACGATGCTCCGCTTCACAGAAGCAGAATGCGGTGTCCGTTTCATCTTCCTGGACAATTTTCCCGACTACCGCCAGGACCTCCCGGGCTCAGTTGAGGGCGGCAGGACAGTGGAACCCGCGCTCTACAACATCCGCGAAGCACTGGGTGGGCTCGCGGCCCACGTACGCTCCGATGGCCGGGCGCCGTTCACCATGCAGGAATATGAAACCTGGGGTGCGTTCACCAAGTTCCCGTGGGATGAACTCGGACAACGGCAGGCCGAGGGCCTTGTGGCCAAAGGCCAGGCCTTGGTGTCAATGCTGCTGGCCAGCCTGGTGCGCGACGACGCAGGGCTGGTGGTGGGCGCACGGGCACAGCGGCTGCTGGTCGACGACGGCCGGGTGACCGGCGTCGAGCTCGAATCCGGTGAGCTCTTCCATGCCCGCGACGGGGTGGTCCTTGCCACTGGCGGCTTTGAATGGGACAAATCCTTGGCCGACTCCTTGCTGGCCTCCCGGCTCCACATCATGTGCTCACCCCCCTCCAACACAGGAGACGGCCTGAAGATGGCGCAACGGATTGGCGCCCAAACCCGGGGCACGCGGGAGGCCTGGTGGGCTCCCATGTCGATCACCGGCGATACCCGGGACGGTGAGCCCGTGGGCACGCTGCTGCGGTTCGAGCGGCAAGGGCCGGGGTCCCTAATGGTCAACCGCCACGGACACCGCTTCGCCAACGAATCCCAGAACTACAATGACCTCGCGAGGTGCCTGCAATCGTGGGACTCGCCCAGGAACCAGACGTTGAACACCCCAGCGCACGTGGTTTTCGATCACAGCTACTTGGAGCGTTACGGGATTTTGGCGCACCGGGCCGGTTTGCCCACTCCGGCATATCTGGTGGAAGCTCCCACCTTGGAAGAACTTGCTGCCAGGATCGACGTCCCCGCGGAGGAACTGACGTCAACGGTGGCCCGCTTCAATGAGTACGCGATCAAGGGTGAAGACCCGGACTTCGGCCGCGGTGAGAGCGCCTATGACAAGTACTGGGGCGACGACGACTGCCCGTGGCCAAATCCGTCGCTCGGCCCGCTCCACAGAGGACCTTTCTATGCCATGGAAGTTGTCAATGGTGCCTTCGGCAGCAATGGCGGTGTGGCAACGGACGGTCTGGCCAGGGTTCTTAACGTGGACGGACAGCCCATTGCCGGGCTCTTTGCCGCCGGGAATACTGCCGAGAATGCGTATGCTGCGGGCTATCCCGGCGCGGGCGCCACGCTGGGGCCGATCATGACCATGGGCTACCTGGCCGGCCGCACCATATCCGGCCAGCCCGCCAGGTACGACGGCGCGCGGCTCGCCCAGGGGGTTGTGGCATGATCCGCCACACCGTCCTGTTCAAGTGGAAGCCGGACTTTCCGGCTGAGGAGAAGGCTGCCTGGGTAGCCGGGGTGAACCGGATGGATGGAAACATCCCCGGCATGGTGAAGCTCACCCACGGCGCAGACGTCTTTCAGCACGAGCGCTCTTTCGACTACGCGATTGTGGCCGACTTTGATGCGGCTGAAGACCTCGAGGTTTACAACTCGCACCCTTTGCATGAGCCCTTGAAGAAGTACTCATTGCCCAACAGCGACACCATCATCGCCGTCGATTTCCACCTCTAAAGGCAACACGGTGCGCCATTCAAAGGAGAATAGCCATGCCAACCACGGCACAGCAGCCTGAAACACTGCGCAAGACCCCCGGGAAAGCGGCGTTTGCCTCCTTTCTAGGAAGCACGCTGGAATACTACGACTTTTTCATTTACGGTTCCGCCGCCGCGCTGGTGTTCGGGCCGCTCTTTTTCCCTTCCGAGGATTCTGCCGTCGGCTTGATCGGCGCCTTCGCCACCTTCGGAGTTGCGTACGTCGCCCGTCCTATCGGAGGCCTGGTGATGGGGCATTTCGGGGACAAACTCGGCAGGAAGAAAATCCTTCTCATCACCCTTGGAGTCATGGGGTTGTCGTCCCTTGGCATCGGGTTTCTGCCCGGATACGACCAAATCGGTGTTTGGGCCCCGGTCCTGCTGGTCATTGGCCGTCTGGCACAGGGCTTTTCCGCCGGCGCCGAGTCGGCGGGCGCTTCCACCCTGACGCTCGAACATTCGCCGGAGGGCAGGCGTGGCTTCTTCACGAGTTTTGTCATGACGGGCTACGCATCAGGGATGGTGCTCGCCACCTTGGTGTTCATACCCGTGGCTTCCTTGCCCACCGATGCGCTGATGAGCTGGGGCTGGCGTGTCCCGTTCTGGTTGTCCATTGTGGTGTTGGCCATTGCATATTGGGTCCGGACGCACCTGGACGAGACACCCGTCTTCGAGGAAGCCAAGGAGAACCAGGCCGTCGCCCCCCTGCCGTTGCGGGAGGTCCTTCGATTCCAGCTCGCGGATGTGGCGCGCGTAGTGGGCATGTCCGTCATGTCGGTGATGCAAACAATTTTCACTGTTTTCGGATTGTCCTACGCCACGGGTTCGGCAGGCTTTGACAAGGCGTCCATCCTCACGGTCAACGCTGTCGCCATTGGCCTGTCCATGTTCGTGATGCCCTTGACTGCAAAGCTCTCGGACAAGGTGGGGCGGCGACCACTGCTTCTCACGGCCGCCATAGGGTGTTCGGCAACGATTTTCGCCTACTTCACGGCCCTGTCCACTGGAAACATCGTCCTGGTGTTCATTGCTGCGTTCGTCAATATGACCTTGCTGTACTCCTGCTTTAACGGCATCTGGCCCGCGTATTTTGCGGAACTTTTTGCCGCTCCGGTCCGGTACTCCGGAATGGCGCTTGGCAACCAACTCGGTTTGGTGGTGGCAGGGTTTGCACCCTTGATCGCTGGCCTGCTGCTCGGCAAAGGCCAGGACGGTTGGATCCCGGTAGCGTGCTTTGCGGTGGTGTGCATGGCGATTGCCGGAGTGGCAGTGTGTTTCTCACGGGAGACGGCAAAAACCCCCATTGACGAACTCGGTGAACCGTACTGGCGCGGAGTTGCACTCAGGAAACCGTGACAGCTCCCTGCAGGGATTTGCTGACGAACTCCGCGCTCGGCTCGGCATATGCAGCAATGATCTGTTGAAACAGTCCGGCAGCCTCGGCTCCGGGCCAGTCCGCCGGAAGGAAGTCGGCGGGCAGTCCGGGGTCGAGGTACGGAATGATCCGCCATGTGTCGATACTCCTGACATACGTGGCGAAGGCAGCCGCGGAGGATTCCACCGGGGCGCTGGAGCCCGGGGTGACAGCGCGGCCATGCTCACGGATGAAGTCCCGGTGCAGCGTGGCCACATAACCCAGGTCCCACCAACCGCCCACCGCCTCCTGCAGGCTCCCACCTACCAGCGGGGCTTCCGTCACGAAAATCGTGGTCAAATCCCTGAGTTGCAGGTCAGCCAGGATCTCCTCAACTTCGGGACGCAGCGAGTCGGCGCAGATCCACAGACCAGCCGCCACTGTGCCGCACCCGATCCAGTGGAGCCTCCTGCGTAGCTGGTGCCGCTTCTCCCGTTCCGTTTCCGGGATGGAGAAAGAGATCAGGCACCACGGATCAGTGGGAGACATGTTGCGGGGGTTGTAGATCCTGCGGTCACCCCGCGCCAGCATGGAAGCAGCTCCTTCGGTGAGGATGAAACCTGCCACGCCCTCGCGTGCCTCCTGCTGTACAACGTCTTTCTTCCTCAGGCGGCCCAGGGCGGTTCGGGTGACAGTGCCGGACGTGCCCAGTGCCTCCATGAGGGCAACGATGTCCTTCGCGGACATCCACCCGCCGGCCTCCCGAAGATAGAGGCCAATGACAGTCCTCAGCAACGATGTTGTACTCCCGGGACGGGAGTCCATGTCGTCAAGAACGGCACTCACTATCGCCTCACAGCAGTTCAGACAACGCGTCGCGGATGGCTGACACCCCGAGTTCCACCTCGGCAAAACTGGTGCTCAGGGGAGAAAGGCCGATCCGCAGGCCATGCGGTGGCCTGAAGTCCGGGATGA includes:
- a CDS encoding N-acetylglucosamine kinase, with amino-acid sequence MSPAVLGLHIGGSKTHAVRSVGSSPSDVDRGKAGQAAADVEITETSASLSSVGHQGADAVLRRIAASAGSGVEAVCAGAAGADTPASRAVLSALLTEHFPGARIEVVHDTRIVLAAAGLDAGAVLVAGTGSVAWGKSGDGREARSGGYGYLLGDEGSGYAVVRDAVREALREFYAGLEPGLLVKTLMAATASVDALQLMDFFYAKPEPDHWARLAPLVLDLAADGDPAAVRIQAEAAHALATLARQVLGELGLDLPLVMAGGLLVNHSQLAGSVARKVSLEDPSAVTILTQTPVHGAVELAWQLLAA
- a CDS encoding GntR family transcriptional regulator, with amino-acid sequence MSNMPADAAPKYYRLKTHILALIGGLQPGTLIPTERALAEEYETSRTTVRQAISELVAEGRLGRIQGHGTFVAPPKVTHLRQLTSFSDDARAQGLTPDSTTISLEVVSSDAVVAGRLGLREGYSVTRLERLRIIEGEPLAHEVAWLPGSLPEFESNLATSGSLYAVLADVYGVRIADVEDTVETALAGPGDVRLLGIEMGAPLLVVHRLARDTAGTPVEWTRSAFRGDRFRFVSHVKAGN
- a CDS encoding IclR family transcriptional regulator domain-containing protein; translated protein: MANSSSGESVINRVVRLVGAFDDMHRTMSVAALARRTGLPVTTTYRLVDEMLAEGLLERENNAEVRVGTRLWELVSRSSRMVGLREAALPFMEDVQSVVQHSTTLGILDAGDVLYIERIGSRDSMVDITKVAGRLPVHGTSSGMVLLAYSPAVYQEHFLSRTLEKFTEATLTQPAELRRHLAAIRQSGFASMPGIIVPESSGIAVPVFDRTNTVVAALSVVVPRNEENAAARVPVLMTAARGISRVLGWRGELKGALRQSNGRI
- a CDS encoding SDR family NAD(P)-dependent oxidoreductase; translation: MKPQTVETPRDGKQETKSQRVAGKVAIVTGGRGDLGSATARLLADHGAVVASLDRAGTPAPFRHPGITEYDVDVTDEASVAAAVGKLTGEHGSPDILVNAAGIIGRAGASHTASVDDFDLIFNVNVKGVWLMTKHVVAAMIEKQSGSIINFSSIHGLTGGRNVPLYHATKGAVRLLSKSDAAAYGIHGIRVNSVHPGSMNTRMSRLSAEQSEGGAEEYYQQLVGGNPLPRQGKPDEIAYGVLYLASDESRFTTGAELVIDGGYTAV
- a CDS encoding FAD-dependent oxidoreductase yields the protein MKFLNGSPTDTYDVVVVGSGAGALTAAATAARAGKSVVVLEKTGLLGGTTAVSGGMLWVADNHYARSAGVSDSKEEAARYVRAVARGRGRGDLLDAALEYGDTMLRFTEAECGVRFIFLDNFPDYRQDLPGSVEGGRTVEPALYNIREALGGLAAHVRSDGRAPFTMQEYETWGAFTKFPWDELGQRQAEGLVAKGQALVSMLLASLVRDDAGLVVGARAQRLLVDDGRVTGVELESGELFHARDGVVLATGGFEWDKSLADSLLASRLHIMCSPPSNTGDGLKMAQRIGAQTRGTREAWWAPMSITGDTRDGEPVGTLLRFERQGPGSLMVNRHGHRFANESQNYNDLARCLQSWDSPRNQTLNTPAHVVFDHSYLERYGILAHRAGLPTPAYLVEAPTLEELAARIDVPAEELTSTVARFNEYAIKGEDPDFGRGESAYDKYWGDDDCPWPNPSLGPLHRGPFYAMEVVNGAFGSNGGVATDGLARVLNVDGQPIAGLFAAGNTAENAYAAGYPGAGATLGPIMTMGYLAGRTISGQPARYDGARLAQGVVA
- a CDS encoding Dabb family protein: MIRHTVLFKWKPDFPAEEKAAWVAGVNRMDGNIPGMVKLTHGADVFQHERSFDYAIVADFDAAEDLEVYNSHPLHEPLKKYSLPNSDTIIAVDFHL